Proteins encoded by one window of Emticicia oligotrophica DSM 17448:
- a CDS encoding helix-turn-helix domain-containing protein yields the protein MKSKKPFLEVIQPNQGLSLRVYHNIQTRTCSMKSWHFHPEIELVCVPHGKGQLYIGNRQYSYENGAVILLNSNIPHKSFDLGFESELYEEYVLQITPNQLEILFTHFPEFEKIKQLIKVSQEALVLPLTAHEKVFREKFQALLESHSLRQWLIFVEVLDELSRANYEVLGVTSGNINSQQAERVEKVFEFIEQHYTENISSQTIANLLHLTDTSFCRFFQKHTQKTFKQVLNEYRVTQACKLLSFTDKSIENIAYETGYNNQSFFNRVFKEVMHTTPMNYRKERQGLKS from the coding sequence ATGAAGTCTAAAAAGCCATTTTTAGAGGTTATTCAACCTAATCAGGGTTTATCCTTGCGGGTTTATCATAATATTCAAACCCGTACTTGTTCGATGAAATCTTGGCATTTTCATCCTGAAATTGAACTTGTATGTGTTCCTCATGGCAAAGGACAACTCTACATAGGAAATCGTCAATATTCTTACGAAAATGGTGCAGTAATTTTACTTAACTCTAATATTCCGCATAAAAGTTTTGATCTAGGTTTTGAAAGCGAACTTTATGAAGAGTATGTTCTGCAAATTACGCCCAATCAACTGGAAATTTTATTTACCCACTTCCCAGAATTTGAAAAAATTAAGCAATTAATCAAAGTATCTCAAGAAGCACTGGTTTTGCCTCTTACTGCTCATGAAAAAGTTTTTAGAGAGAAGTTTCAAGCTCTTCTTGAAAGCCATTCCTTGAGACAATGGCTCATTTTTGTGGAGGTTTTAGATGAACTTTCAAGAGCAAATTATGAGGTTTTGGGTGTAACCTCAGGAAATATAAATTCACAACAAGCCGAACGTGTAGAAAAAGTATTTGAGTTTATCGAACAACATTACACAGAAAATATCAGCAGCCAAACAATTGCCAATTTACTTCATCTGACCGATACTTCATTTTGTAGGTTTTTTCAAAAACATACGCAAAAAACATTTAAGCAAGTATTAAATGAATACCGAGTTACGCAGGCGTGCAAACTACTCTCATTTACAGATAAAAGTATAGAAAACATCGCCTACGAAACTGGCTATAATAATCAATCATTTTTTAATAGAGTATTTAAAGAAGTGATGCACACTACACCCATGAATTACAGAAAAGAGCGTCAAGGATTAAAAAGCTAA
- a CDS encoding MFS transporter encodes MPNKTLLINRIAVSLFFFTNGFLYANWTARLPELQKYFGLNNSELGNVLFCIALGSMIAMPLAGWLGNKFGSDKVVRIVSLLFCVSIPLVAISQNEWIIRLCFLFLGAASGSMDVTMNGQAVLVERLWGKVIFSSFHAVFSIGMAIGAAIGGLFSNFQIPLQTHLTILAILGTLPIFWASTKLLKDSPITESKTFEEKGNNNKFLALKTILPFGIIAFCCMTGEGSMVDWSAIFMNKVVGQNETISAWAFGTFGVAMTIGRVFGDYFTVKLGKEKIMLIDACLAAVGLGIALAFTSIWSTFLGFFLVGLGLSTIVPIVFSSAGNLKNISPSAGISMATSIGYTGFFVGPPTIGYLAEAFGLRIGLSFVFALFILMALIIAILLGKMKSN; translated from the coding sequence ATGCCTAATAAAACTTTACTCATTAATCGAATCGCGGTTTCGTTATTTTTCTTCACCAATGGTTTTTTATACGCCAATTGGACGGCCCGACTTCCCGAATTACAAAAATACTTTGGTCTTAATAATAGTGAATTAGGCAATGTTTTGTTTTGTATTGCCTTAGGGTCGATGATTGCCATGCCATTGGCAGGTTGGCTAGGAAATAAATTTGGTTCTGATAAAGTTGTTAGAATAGTTTCTTTGTTGTTCTGTGTATCTATTCCTTTGGTAGCCATTTCTCAAAATGAATGGATAATTCGCTTGTGCTTTTTGTTTTTGGGAGCTGCATCAGGCTCGATGGATGTAACTATGAATGGACAAGCCGTTTTGGTAGAACGCCTCTGGGGTAAAGTCATTTTTTCATCGTTTCATGCAGTATTTAGCATCGGAATGGCCATCGGAGCCGCAATTGGTGGGCTATTTTCCAATTTTCAAATTCCATTACAAACCCATCTGACCATTCTAGCGATTTTGGGCACTTTGCCCATATTTTGGGCTTCCACTAAATTGCTCAAAGATTCGCCAATCACTGAATCGAAAACTTTTGAAGAAAAAGGTAATAACAATAAGTTTTTAGCATTAAAAACCATTTTACCGTTTGGCATTATTGCCTTTTGTTGCATGACAGGTGAAGGTTCTATGGTTGATTGGTCAGCCATTTTTATGAATAAAGTTGTTGGGCAAAATGAAACCATTTCAGCTTGGGCTTTTGGAACTTTTGGTGTAGCCATGACAATCGGGCGAGTTTTTGGTGATTACTTTACGGTAAAATTAGGCAAAGAAAAAATCATGTTGATTGATGCATGTCTAGCCGCCGTAGGGTTAGGAATTGCCCTTGCGTTTACATCAATTTGGAGTACATTTCTAGGTTTTTTCTTAGTTGGTTTAGGGCTTTCTACCATAGTTCCGATTGTTTTTTCATCAGCAGGCAATTTAAAAAATATTAGTCCGTCAGCAGGAATTTCAATGGCTACCTCCATTGGTTACACAGGATTCTTTGTCGGACCGCCAACGATTGGGTATTTAGCAGAAGCATTTGGTTTACGAATAGGGTTGAGTTTTGTCTTTGCATTATTTATTTTGATGGCCCTCATAATTGCGATTTTATTAGGTAAAATGAAGTCAAATTAA
- a CDS encoding DUF4126 domain-containing protein, which produces MTEVIISLAVGIALSACSGFRVFIPMLVANLATRFHIFDLSTGFEWLGSATATYILGAATIAEIMAFYIPVVDNLLDTITTPASFIAGTILTTSFLKIDSPELQWTLGILAGGGLAGTIQAGTGLLRLTSTKFTGGFGNPFLATLENIISIFFSILTLWLPILVAILGILLFIWLLKNILKRFKKKKQN; this is translated from the coding sequence ATGACGGAAGTTATCATAAGTCTAGCTGTTGGTATAGCATTAAGTGCTTGCTCTGGTTTTAGGGTGTTTATACCAATGTTGGTTGCAAATTTGGCAACTCGATTCCATATTTTTGACCTATCAACGGGTTTCGAATGGCTGGGTAGTGCCACCGCAACTTATATTTTAGGTGCGGCCACTATTGCTGAAATCATGGCTTTTTACATTCCAGTAGTTGATAATTTACTCGATACAATTACTACTCCGGCTTCGTTTATTGCAGGAACAATTTTGACAACTTCTTTTTTGAAAATAGATTCGCCTGAACTACAATGGACGCTCGGAATTTTGGCAGGTGGTGGCTTAGCAGGTACGATTCAAGCAGGTACTGGACTGCTTCGATTAACTTCTACCAAATTTACAGGAGGCTTTGGCAATCCATTTCTTGCAACTTTAGAAAACATCATTTCTATCTTTTTCTCTATTCTTACGCTCTGGTTGCCTATTTTAGTAGCAATTCTTGGGATTTTACTCTTTATTTGGCTTTTGAAAAACATCCTCAAAAGGTTCAAGAAAAAGAAACAGAATTGA
- a CDS encoding glycosyltransferase, with translation MKYSVITPVYNRPEEVRELLESLTKQTYKNFEVIIIEDGSTLICEEVCKGFQEKLDLKYFFKPNSGQGFSRNYGFERALGDYFVQLDSDAIIPERYFEVVDNHLKNNWLDAYGGPDAAHESFTDVQKAINYSMTSVFTTGGIRGKKKNAGGQFHPRSFNFGISRKVWEETGGYTMTRMAEDIEFSIRILSKGFKVGLIEDAYIYHKRRTDFGQFFKQLHFFGRGRINLARIFPSELKLVHYFPMIFTLGVLSIPITFFIDKILFFIALFLLSLYMMMIVIDSAVHNKSLKIGLLSVIACFIQLMGYGFGFMQEKFWGEKKN, from the coding sequence ATGAAATATTCTGTAATAACCCCTGTATATAACCGGCCTGAGGAAGTCAGAGAATTGCTCGAAAGCCTTACAAAACAAACCTATAAAAATTTTGAAGTCATCATCATTGAAGATGGTTCTACTTTGATTTGTGAAGAAGTTTGTAAAGGTTTCCAAGAAAAACTTGATTTGAAATACTTTTTCAAGCCAAACTCTGGACAAGGTTTTTCTCGAAACTATGGCTTCGAACGTGCTTTAGGCGATTATTTTGTGCAGCTTGATTCTGATGCGATTATTCCCGAACGCTACTTTGAAGTTGTTGACAATCATTTGAAAAACAACTGGTTAGATGCTTACGGAGGACCAGATGCCGCACACGAAAGTTTTACAGATGTACAAAAAGCCATTAATTATTCGATGACTTCAGTTTTTACTACTGGTGGCATTAGAGGAAAAAAGAAGAACGCAGGGGGGCAATTTCACCCACGAAGCTTTAATTTTGGTATTTCTCGGAAGGTTTGGGAAGAAACGGGCGGTTATACCATGACTCGCATGGCCGAAGATATTGAATTTAGCATTAGAATTTTATCGAAGGGCTTCAAAGTTGGTCTAATTGAAGATGCTTATATCTATCATAAGAGAAGAACAGATTTTGGACAATTCTTCAAACAATTACACTTTTTTGGGCGTGGACGAATCAATCTTGCACGAATTTTTCCTTCAGAACTCAAATTGGTGCACTATTTCCCAATGATTTTTACGCTTGGCGTCTTGTCAATACCCATTACTTTTTTCATTGATAAGATTCTTTTCTTCATAGCTTTGTTTTTACTATCACTTTATATGATGATGATTGTAATTGATTCAGCAGTTCATAACAAAAGCCTAAAAATTGGACTTTTGAGTGTAATTGCCTGCTTCATTCAATTAATGGGCTACGGATTTGGCTTTATGCAAGAAAAATTTTGGGGAGAAAAGAAGAACTAA
- the hemL gene encoding glutamate-1-semialdehyde 2,1-aminomutase, protein MTTNTSESLFAQAKKSIPGGVNSPVRAFRSVGGNPIFIKKAKGAYIFDEDDNQYIELINSWGPMILGHAFEPVEQAVSEAIKNSFSFGAPTRREVEMAELIISMVPSIEKVRMVNSGTEATMAAIRVARGYTGRDKIIKFEGCYHGHGDSFLIAAGSGAVTMGVPDSPGVTKGVANDTLTAPYNNLEAVQALCDANKGQIAALILEPVVGNMGCVLPQEGYLQGLRDICTKEGIVLIFDEVMTGFRLSKGGAQERFGVMPDMTTLGKIIGGGMPVGAYGGRKEIMDCVSPQGPVYQAGTLSGNPIAMAAGKAMLTYLNENPGVYTQLEETGNQIVGGIRQILDKLNLKYQINHIGSMYSLFFTETQVVDFETAKTSDTAKFGKYFHGMLDSGIYLAPSQYEALFLSTALSQENIAAILAANEAVLKGI, encoded by the coding sequence TCGTTCGGTAGGTGGAAATCCGATTTTCATAAAAAAAGCCAAAGGTGCTTATATCTTCGATGAAGATGATAATCAATATATTGAGTTGATAAACTCGTGGGGGCCAATGATTTTAGGCCATGCTTTTGAGCCAGTTGAGCAAGCTGTGAGCGAAGCCATTAAAAATTCATTTTCATTTGGAGCCCCAACACGCCGTGAGGTAGAAATGGCCGAATTGATTATTTCAATGGTGCCATCAATTGAAAAAGTGAGAATGGTTAATTCTGGTACAGAAGCTACGATGGCAGCAATTAGAGTTGCTCGTGGTTATACTGGGCGTGATAAGATTATTAAGTTTGAAGGCTGTTATCATGGACATGGTGATTCTTTTTTGATTGCTGCAGGAAGTGGAGCTGTAACCATGGGTGTGCCTGATAGTCCGGGTGTAACCAAAGGGGTAGCAAATGATACACTTACCGCTCCATACAATAATTTAGAGGCCGTTCAAGCACTTTGTGATGCTAATAAGGGGCAAATCGCTGCTTTGATTCTTGAGCCAGTTGTTGGTAATATGGGTTGTGTTTTGCCACAAGAAGGATATTTACAAGGCCTACGTGATATTTGTACCAAAGAAGGAATTGTATTGATTTTTGATGAGGTGATGACAGGCTTCCGTTTGTCGAAAGGGGGGGCACAAGAGCGTTTTGGTGTAATGCCAGATATGACTACTTTAGGTAAAATTATCGGTGGTGGAATGCCAGTTGGAGCTTATGGTGGTCGTAAAGAAATCATGGATTGTGTTTCACCGCAAGGACCTGTTTATCAAGCTGGAACACTTTCTGGCAATCCGATTGCAATGGCGGCGGGTAAGGCAATGTTGACTTATCTAAACGAGAACCCAGGAGTATATACGCAACTTGAAGAAACAGGTAATCAGATAGTAGGAGGGATTCGCCAAATATTAGATAAACTAAACCTCAAATACCAAATTAATCACATTGGTTCGATGTATAGTTTATTCTTTACTGAAACCCAAGTGGTAGATTTCGAAACGGCCAAGACCTCTGATACTGCAAAATTTGGTAAATACTTTCATGGTATGCTAGATAGCGGAATTTATCTTGCCCCTTCGCAATACGAGGCTTTATTCCTCTCAACTGCTCTTTCACAAGAAAATATTGCTGCTATTTTGGCTGCTAATGAAGCAGTTTTGAAAGGAATTTGA